A stretch of the Phyllopteryx taeniolatus isolate TA_2022b chromosome 5, UOR_Ptae_1.2, whole genome shotgun sequence genome encodes the following:
- the alpk3a gene encoding titin isoform X2: MCAYDLQFQRLSSQTQGSKETQTTSQWRPMTRSFSANGRTSSFSEEDSSSLNGRTETRSNYLSNVRPENRSTLCTVMAQLTEDVQPSFETTLKSKAVSENCNVKFTCVVSGYPAPELKWYKDDMEMDRYCGLPKYEIHKNGKLHTLHIYKCTLDDAAIYQVSASNSKGIVSCSGVLEVGTMSEFKIHQRFFAKLKQKAEKKRKDLDELSKKEVKDNIQTEEPCISPEPPPRKRPVPSVEPVQAANEPETVEQLHTAAGANGVSFDVKETASAIPLDNSLEKDIPAPEELVAKKKPKITNGVDAGVNTTTISSSSRGHMIGNGSENCYDGGISLAQFLSENLQSQTDEEIENLPQLEKTQEMDVCIENASTEKEGRLEKLQAEKEQHETAKEKENIKEKELVIEMEKEKERLQEMSHLAEHPKHHRKALKDNDHHNIQSSISSMLHTVKDFFFGKGKKDSHEYTENKDKEHDHVPKFIQPKSTQSQTPPSYRLYKKHRAELDKAHMDQVVPMEIDKPPEPSKSVDVEQQSVSKKLSTAQERKVKVEEAVKSPIIELPPGRPKEPTGQSNQETGTLVDNMEVSAGEGISGPGQQTLLSGLQVLTEAEEKHTEAVTSADMVLSHQQESETLVASPRPHHPAGHATSSPRDDKSLSPTSQSFPQPSSLIKDNHAPPLSVISAMETSSLYVTPTLQGGEINVDKMDKDSEPDREVNDSSKKLRGETKANVKELPRPYIIRPEVAVLTPPSLEKGKPAKEVNYPTKKLCVKTEQKLMELPRPALNRPEVAVLTPPPLEKGKPAKEVNYPTKKLCVETEEKLKELPRPGINRPKVAVLTPSLLVKCKPDKEVNYPTKKLCVKTEEKLMELPRPALNRPEVAVLTPPPLEKGKPAKEVNYPTKKLCVKTEEKLMELPRPDINRPEVAVLTLTLLEEGKPDKELDYPSRILCVQNEEKLKEIPRPDINRPEVSILTLHSLEEGKPAKQVNYPTKRLCVGTQEKLKEVPCPDINRPEVAILTPTSLEEAVKIRLIKAPVQTVESNMEARSSQRDHTKEEAESVSLIQEMNVGFLPAAAPKMGDLKMWSEYMPFLTDESKEDSKLKLLQSSESGFKRHETRSERKEGVTDTRLRDIVENLNNLKEQKQVIVQLTETNNDVLEMVTEEKKPLAVANELKKESVKIITDKKDHKEVKLSVVEEASKMAHQGHNEKQQCSSENVPLASDISTNKSTAVPRIEIIEPQPKQFTLPLTILALKKIESDPSILEKHLKPQAIAWDVLDSSGRDHKPSPSDEAKELLKLDDKTEIILQARMKDSQQLPQVNYATIPQINVSSSDDKKDHKFVNTQVLDSLQPLETSTVPLFVVPPISVTCHENESEPKKTTHTEWTETETLVVTQSVRQRGSGNDTTAMSEKPQDMAEQSLTENISSMPNETVLQRRNGSGPSLSRTTEDNISLEKLKENPLKQAKIDSTVTVEDLLRSRAPVERLAHKPPTHPSLSPGSIRKFMSKAAAELESDAGMMVPVITVDDRQRDKADDDTSGGSTPTSSTPTSSLSCESSPRLKRRDSLSLIRSATPEELASGARRKIFIPKAKEDPDEVAGALEAQNKKESPYMSPSQARRAALLQAPVGQNTPPTERRSPLMNRRKTTLEVPKVVEEPPKEDPVKGVKEEKVAEKKFDPLKAPQVIRKIRGEPFPDASGHLKLWCQFFNILSDSTIKWFRDEEEILEVKRSAGDETQVALAIVLAASQDCGVYGCTIQNEYGTDTTDFLLSVDILSDILLREALEVGEEIEMTPLLFTKGLATSSNWGDKYFGRIMTEMAHIGEGVSHKASRVKVIYGLNPVYESGSTCIIKVPNPIAYGTKQDNNLIDRNLEMTKQECKIQNMIREYCKIFAAEARAIENFGSSLEVIPQYLMYRPANSVPYATVEVDLKGVFLKYCATDGKGCLIAQSASEMEQKCSTFQHWIHQWTHGNLLITRMEGVETKITNVRVVTKTKGYQGLTDCSSPEVFEQFPTVHQCNYYCGLLGLCPLKTQDQQQTTKVKGSKSPLLNRKLTPGSGSPQPHRKGHSPQMPRKANVSPKVTRKVQETKDIDSNGKLKPAETTNALEMR, translated from the exons ATGTGCGCCTATGATTTGCAGTTCCAGAGGCTTTCTTCACAGACACAGGGCTCGAAAGAAACACAGACAACATCTCAATG GAGGCCAATGACTCGCTCTTTTTCTGCCAACGGGAGGACCAGCAGCTTCAGCGAAGAGGACAGCAGCTCTTTAAATGGCCGCACCGAAACCCGCAGTAATTACCTCTCAAATGTTAGGCCAGAAAACAG GAGCACTTTGTGCACTGTCATGGCTCAGCTTACCGAGGACGTACAACCATCCTTTGAGACCACCTTAAAGTCAAAGGCGGTGTCGGAAAACTGTAACGTAAAGTTCACCTGTGTTGTATCAG gttaTCCAGCTCCAGAACTGAAATGGTATAAGGATGATATGGAAATGGACCGTTACTGTGGACTTCCAAAGTATGAGATCCACAAAAATGGGAAACTTCACACCCTCCATATTTACAA ATGCACACTGGATGATGCGGCTATCTATCAGGTCTCAGCGAGCAATAGCAAAGGTATTGTCTCCTGCTCAGGGGTTTTAGAGGTAGGCACCATGAGTGAGTTCAAGATCCACCAGAGATTCTTTGCCAAGCTCAAGCAGAAAGCGGAGAAGAAGCGTAAAGACTTAGATGAGCTGAGCAAAAAGGAGGTCAAGGACAATATTCAGACAGAGGAACCGTGCATTAGTCCAGAGCCACCCCCAAGGAAACGCCCAGTCCCGTCAGTGGAGCCGGTCCAAGCAGCTAATGAGCCTGAAACTGTGGAGCAGCTGCACACTGCTGCAGGAGCCAATGGAGTTAGCTTTGACGTCAAAGAAACCGCCTCTGCAATACCTTTGGACAATAGTCTGGAGAAGGACATACCGGCCCCTGAGGAACTCGTGGCCAAGAAGAAACCAAAGATCACCAATGGTGTCGATGCCGGCGTTAACACCACCACAATTAGCAGTAGCAGTAGAGGCCATATGATCGGAAATGGAAGTGAAAACTGTTATGACGGCGGAATCAGTTTGGCGCAATTTTTATCCGAGAATCTCCAATCGCAGACTGATGAAGAGATCGAAAACTTACCTCAATTGGAAAAAACGCAGGAGATGGACGTATGTATCGAAAATGCGAGTACAGAGAAAGAAGGAAGACTGGAAAAGTTACAAGCAGAAAAGGAACAGCATGAAACGGCAAAAGAGAAAGAgaacataaaagaaaaagagttaGTTATAGAAAtggagaaagaaaaggaaaggtTGCAAGAAATGTCACATCTGGCAGAACACCCTAAACATCACAGAAAAGCGCTCAAGGATAATGACCATCATAATATTCAGTCATCCATCTCCTCCATGTTGCACACAGTCAAAGATTTCTTCTTTGGGAAAGGGAAGAAGGACTCTCATGAATACACTGAAAACAAAGATAAAGAACATGACCACGTTCCCAAGTTCATACAGCCTAAATCTACACAATCACAAACACCGCCATCATATCGGCTGTACAAGAAGCATCGGGCAGAGCTTGACAAAGCTCACATGGACCAAGTTGTACCTATGGAAATTGATAAGCCACCAGAGCCTTCAAAGTCTGTGGATGTAGAACAACAGTCGGTGTCAAAGAAACTCTCGACAGCACAAGAACGTAAAGTAAAAGTTGAAGAAGCTGTAAAGTCTCCAATTATTGAATTACCCCCTGGGAGACCAAAAGAGCCTACAGGACAAAGTAACCAAGAGACTGGGACTCTGGTGGATAACATGGAGGTATCAGCAGGTGAAGGAATCAGCGGTCCAGGTCAACAAACGCTATTGTCCGGTCTTCAAGTTCTCACTGAG GCTGAAGAGAAACATACTGAGGCAGTCACAAGTGCGGATATGGTTCTCTCACACCAACAAGAGTCAGAGACTCTGGTAGCTTCACCGCGACCTCATCACCCCGCTGGACACGCTACATCTTCACCCAGAGATGATAAGTCTCTCTCCCCAACCAGCCAAAGTTTCCCTCAACCGTCCAGCCTTATAAAAGATAATCACGCTCCTCCTCTCAGTGTTATCTCAGCTATGGAGACAAGTAGCCTCTATGTGACACCCACTTTGCAAGGGGGCGAGATAAATGTTGACAAGATGGATAAAGACAGTGAACCTGACAGAGAGGTGAACGACTCTTCCAAGAAATTACGTGGGGAAACTAAAGCGAATGTAAAAGAGCTACCCCGTCCCTATATAATCAGACCCGAGGTGGCTGTATTAACACCGCCTTCCCTGGAAAAGGGTAAACCTGCCAAAGAGGTGAACTATCCTACCAAGAAGTTATGTGTAAAAACTGAACAGAAGTTAATGGAGCTACCTCGTCCTGCTTTGAACAGACCCGAGGTGGCTGTATTAACACCGCCTCCCCTGGAAAAGGGTAAACCTGCCAAAGAGGTGAACTATCCTACCAAGAAGTTATGTGTAGAAACTGAAGAGAAGCTAAAGGAGCTACCTCGTCCTGGTATAAACAGACCAAAGGTGGCTGTATTAACACCGTCTTTGCTAGTAAAGTGTAAAcctgacaaagaggtgaactacCCTACGAAGAAGTTATGTGTAAAAACTGAAGAGAAGTTAATGGAGCTACCTCGTCCTGCTTTAAACAGACCCGAGGTGGCTGTATTAACACCGCCTCCCCTGGAAAAGGGTAAACCTGCCAAAGAGGTGAACTACCCTACCAAGAAGCTATGTGTAAAAACTGAAGAGAAGTTAATGGAGCTACCTCGTCCTGATATAAACAGACCCGAGGTGGCTGTATTAACACTGACTTTGTTGGAAGAGGGTAAACCTGACAAAGAACTGGACTACCCTTCAAGGATATTATgtgtacaaaatgaagagaaattaAAAGAGATACCCCGTCCTGATATAAACAGACCTGAAGTGTCTATATTAACATTACATTCACTGGAAGAGGGGAAACCTGCCAAACAGGTGAACTACCCTACCAAGAGGTTATGTGTGGGAACTCAAGAGAAATTAAAAGAGGTACCCTGTCCCGATATAAACAGACCTGAGGTGGCTATATTAACACCGACTTCGCTGGAAGAGGCTGTCAAAATAAGGTTAATTAAAGCACCCGTTCAGACAGTTGAGTCTAATATGGAAGCACGCAGTTCACAGAGAGATCACACAAAGGAGGAGGCTGAAAGTGTTTCTCTCATTCAGGAAATGAATGTAGGATTTTTACCTGCTGCAGCCCCCAAGATGGGTGACCTAAAAATGTGGTCTGAATACATGCCTTTTTTAACAGATGAAAGCAAAGAAGACTCAAAACTGAAACTACTGCAGAGTTCAGAGTCCGGTTTTAAAAGGCATGAGACGAGAagtgaaaggaaggaaggagtcaCTGATACTCGACTAAGAGACATTGTAGAAAATCTGAACAATCTGAAAGAACAAAAGCAGGTGATTGTACAACTTACTGAAACAAACAATGACGTTTTGGAAATGGTGACAGAAGAAAAGAAACCACTAGCAGTAGCAAATGAGTTGAAGAAGGAGTCGGTCAAGATCATTACAGACAAGAAAGATCATAAGGAGGTTAAATTAAGTGTTGTGGAAGAGGCTTCAAAAATGGCGCATCAAGGCCATAATGAGAAACAGCAGTGTTCCTCAGAAAATGTTCCACTCGCGTCCGATATAAGCACAAATAAAAGCACTGCCGTCCCAAGGATTGAAATAATAGAGCCGCAACCCAAACAGTTCACTCTGCCACTAACTATATTAGCACTCAAGAAGATAGAATCAGACCCAAGTAttttagaaaaacatttaaaaccgcAAGCTATAGCCTGGGATGTTCTTGATTCTTCAGGTCGTGACCATAAGCCATCACCCTCAGATGAAGCGAAGGAACTTTTGAAGTTAGATGACAAGACAGAAATAATTTTGCAGGCAAGGATGAAAGATAGTCAGCAGCTCCCTCAGGTAAACTATGCAACCATTcctcaaataaatgtttcatccaGCGATGACAAGAAGGATCATAAATTCGTAAACACGCAAGTCCTGGATTCTCTGCAGCCCTTAGAAACGTCGACGGTGCCTTTGTTTGTGGTCCCGCCAATATCTGTCACTTGTCATGAGAATGAGAGCGAACCAAAGAAAACCACTCACACTGAGTGGACAGAAACTGAAACTTTGGTGGTCACACAGAGTGTAAGACAGCGTGGCTCTGGCAACGACACGACAGCTATGTCTGAAAAACCTCAAGACATGGCAGAACAAAGTTTAACAGAGAACATTTCTTCTATGCCAAATGAAACTGTGCTacaaaggaggaatggcagcgGGCCTTCATTGAGTAGAACCACAGAGGACAATATTTCCCTTGAAAAACTGAAGGAAAACCCCTTAAAACAGGCTAAGATTGACAGTACTGTGACTGTTGAGGACCTCCTCAGAAGCAGAGCCCCTGTTGAGAGACTCGCACACAAACCCCCCACTCATCCATCACTGAGTCCTGGCAGTATCCGTAAATTCATGTCCAAGGCCGCTGCAGAGCTAGAAAGTGATGCTGGGATGATGGTCCCTGTGATCACAGTGGACGACCGTCAGCGCGACAAGGCGGACGATGACACGAGTGGCGGATCAACACCGACGTCCTCTACGCCGACATCTTCGCTGTCATGTGAAAGCAGCCCGAGGCTGAAACGAAGGGACAGTCTTTCACTCATACGCTCGGCCACGCCCGAGGAGTTGGCCTCGGGAGCCCGCCGCAAAATCTTCATTCCTAAAGCTAAGGAGGATCCGGACGAAGTTGCCGGCGCTCTGGAAGCTCAAAACAAGAAGGAGAGCCCCTACATGTCCCCCAGCCAGGCTCGCAGAGCAGCGTTGCTCCAAGCCCCCGTGGGACAAAACACCCCCCCAACAGAGAGGCGCTCTCCACTGATGAATCGCAGGAAGACCACGCTGGAGGTACCCAAAGTGGTGGAGGAACCGCCCAAAGAGGACCCAGTCAAGGGTGTAAAAGAGGAGAAAGTTGCTGAAAAGAAGTTTGACCCTCTGAAAG CACCACAGGTCATCCGTAAGATCAGAGGAGAACCTTTCCCAGATGCCTCCGGACACCTGAAGCTGTGGTGCCAGTTTTTCAACATACTCTCCGACTCCACCATTAAATGGTTCAGGGATGAAGAGGAAATACTGGAGGTCAAGAGAAG TGCAGGGGATGAGACCCAAGTGGCACTGGCTATTGTTCTGGCTGCAAGCCAAGACTGTGGCGTTTACGGTTGCACCATCCAGAACGAGTACGGCACAGACACCACAGACTTCCTCCTCAGCGTGGACA TTCTGTCTGATATACTTCTCAGAGAGGCTCTGGAAG TTGGAGAGGAGATAGAGATGACGCCACTGCTGTTCACCAAAGGCCTCGCCACCTCCAGCAACTGGGGCGACAAGTACTTTGGCCGCATCATGACCGAGATGGCACACATCGGCGAGGGTGTCAGCCATAAAGCCAGCAGAGTGAAAGTCATCTACGGCCTAAATCCTGTCTATGAGTCTGGAAGTACATGTATTATCAAGGTTCCAAACCCCATCGCCTACGGGACCAAGCAGGATAACAACCTTATAGACAGAAATctagaaatgacaaaacaa GAATGCAAAATCCAGAACATGATCAGAGAATATTGTAAAATCTTCGCGGCTGAAGCAAGAGCAATTGAAAACTTTGGCTCTTCACTAGA AGTGATTCCTCAGTACCTAATGTACCGACCCGCCAACTCAGTGCCGTACGCCACAGTGGAAGTTGACCTAAAGGGGGTCTTCCTCAAGTATTGTGCGACAGATGGTAAAGGCTGTCTGATTGCTCAAAGTGCCTCTGAGATGGAACAGAAATGCAGCACCTTCCAGCACTGGATTCACCAGTGGACGCACGGCAATTTACTCATCACCCGCATGGAAG gtgtTGAAACGAAGATTACAAATGTTAGAGTAGTGACCAAAACAAAAGG GTACCAAGGCCTGACAGACTGCAGCTCTCCAGAAGTCTTTGAGCAGTTCCCAACGGTCCACCAGTGCAACTACTACTGCGGACTTCTGGGCCTTTGCCCGCTCAAGACTCAGGACCAGCAGCAGACCACCAAGGTAAAGGGTTCCAAAAGCCCCTTGCTCAACCGCAAGTTGACCCCAGGCTCCGGCAGCCCCCAGCCACACCGTAAAGGACACAGCCCTCAGATGCCCCGGAAGGCTAATGTGAGCCCGAAGGTGACGAGAAAAGTCCAGGAGACAAAGGACATTGACTCAAACGGCAAACTCAAGCCTGCAGAAACTACTAATGCTCTTGAAATGAGGTAG